One genomic region from Nitrospira sp. CR1.1 encodes:
- a CDS encoding MFS transporter yields MSADDSASNTSRGWALIKTRDFGLLWWGQTTSQVGEGLNKVALLWFVYELTGSAMKMTMVGLLQTIPPLVFGPLIGVYLDRMPKKAVMVWVDVLRALLTLLIPTLFALDMLSITGLYGLIFLTSVVSTIFGPALVSAVPLLVRPSELMSANALIQGTTNIGMLLGPAISGMMIALINAENVLFVNSATFLISALCLMPIRFTSSFARAKAHSGSVWQELKAGFRFIVGQQPMVLTLVIISSLYNLGVSAFVFILPVYAKEFLQVGPVQLGWLWSALGVGMLAASTWLAWKQQSDMRGRLRIVVSGMTIGGLAVCSLSLLETPLIAAGMVIIVGGSTAVLNPIIWALLQELTPRHLIGRVVTTFSVGSMASAMAGMTGFGWVADVAGPAASLIALGLVLLLTAAVAVACVRRTCPMPVAHA; encoded by the coding sequence ATGTCAGCAGATGATTCAGCCTCCAATACCAGTCGCGGGTGGGCTCTTATCAAGACCAGAGACTTCGGTCTGCTCTGGTGGGGGCAGACGACCTCTCAGGTCGGGGAGGGACTCAACAAGGTTGCCCTGCTGTGGTTTGTCTATGAACTGACTGGATCGGCCATGAAGATGACCATGGTCGGCCTCCTCCAGACCATTCCTCCGTTGGTGTTTGGTCCGCTGATCGGAGTGTATTTGGATCGGATGCCAAAAAAGGCTGTGATGGTGTGGGTCGACGTGCTTCGCGCCTTGCTCACACTACTCATTCCGACGCTTTTTGCCTTGGATATGCTGTCGATCACAGGACTGTACGGCCTCATTTTCCTCACATCGGTTGTCTCCACGATATTCGGTCCCGCCCTCGTGTCGGCTGTGCCGTTATTGGTTCGACCTTCCGAATTAATGTCCGCAAATGCGCTCATTCAGGGCACCACCAATATCGGGATGTTGCTTGGACCGGCGATCAGCGGCATGATGATCGCTCTGATCAACGCCGAAAATGTGTTGTTCGTGAATTCCGCGACGTTCCTGATTTCCGCCCTCTGCCTCATGCCGATTCGTTTCACTTCATCTTTTGCGAGGGCCAAGGCGCATTCCGGGTCCGTATGGCAGGAGCTCAAGGCGGGATTCCGGTTCATAGTCGGGCAACAGCCCATGGTGCTGACGCTGGTGATCATCTCGTCGCTCTATAACCTCGGAGTGAGCGCGTTCGTCTTTATTTTGCCGGTGTATGCCAAGGAGTTTCTCCAGGTTGGCCCGGTGCAATTGGGCTGGTTGTGGTCGGCCTTGGGCGTCGGCATGTTGGCCGCCTCCACATGGTTGGCATGGAAACAACAGAGTGATATGCGGGGACGATTACGCATCGTCGTGAGCGGCATGACGATCGGCGGCTTGGCGGTGTGTAGTTTGAGCCTGCTGGAAACGCCTCTGATTGCGGCAGGGATGGTCATCATCGTGGGGGGCAGCACGGCCGTCCTGAATCCGATTATCTGGGCGCTCTTGCAGGAGTTGACGCCAAGACATTTGATCGGTCGCGTCGTGACCACCTTCAGCGTCGGCTCCATGGCCTCAGCGATGGCCGGGATGACGGGTTTCGGGTGGGTGGCCGATGTGGCAGGGCCGGCCGCGAGCCTGATAGCGCTTGGTCTCGTCTTGTTACTGACGGCAGCAGTGGCTGTCGCCTGCGTGCGGAGAACCTGCCCTATGCCGGTCGCGCATGCATGA
- a CDS encoding response regulator, with amino-acid sequence MPTSPSILLVDDSPGECELFRQALTQAGYTGRLNIVEGGRAAMAYLNDHQNDEPALILLDLKLRGERGVDVLKQFKQEARLAQIPVVILTSSDDATDVRACYQAGANGYVVKPGQFDDLVTLSLHLWKFWLEHNCTRRIATPC; translated from the coding sequence ATGCCTACCTCTCCCTCCATTCTCTTGGTCGACGACAGCCCGGGCGAATGTGAATTGTTTCGCCAGGCCCTCACCCAAGCCGGCTATACAGGCCGTCTGAATATCGTCGAAGGGGGCCGCGCGGCCATGGCCTATCTGAATGACCATCAGAACGATGAGCCGGCGCTGATTCTCCTCGACCTCAAGTTGAGAGGCGAACGGGGCGTGGATGTGCTGAAGCAATTCAAACAGGAGGCGCGCTTGGCGCAGATTCCTGTCGTCATTCTGACCAGTTCAGACGACGCCACGGACGTTCGTGCTTGCTACCAAGCCGGAGCCAATGGGTACGTCGTCAAACCGGGACAGTTCGATGATCTCGTAACGCTCTCGCTTCACCTCTGGAAATTTTGGCTGGAACACAACTGCACCCGACGGATAGCCACGCCATGCTGA
- a CDS encoding efflux RND transporter periplasmic adaptor subunit, translated as MDESSTTLRPVRATRRKIRWVAAAIVLMLVVGGLLYWRDIQEVGHPAPPASSAVPAPPHPPGESAAVPDSAPVDVQVTKPTRRDLVYTVKLPANVSPLYQTTLYAKVSGYLKWIGPDKGDAVKKNDIVAVIDAPEVEEQYQQAVSDYKIKRLTYERLAKVWKESPDVIAKQDVDVAEAAYQGARHLMEQRVVMRDYTKVRAPYDGIVTARFADPGALIQIATSSATNAIPLFTIMDLNTVRIYANVPQDDSPWVVPGKTQATVKVTELPDRSFSGVVTRSTMALDPATRSLLIEVDLPNQDHALRPGTFAEVALGLREIPQALVVPPQAVSSTPKGKTLFIVEEGKAKPVAVQTGISDGRWIEITSGLRGDEDVVAVGKRRLLEGLPVVASPFNLPDAKLSQQKFERRTPGGTPPPPTAAPTPNRATQTQGVRP; from the coding sequence ATGGACGAATCGTCAACGACTCTCCGCCCCGTCAGGGCCACGCGCCGGAAAATTCGCTGGGTCGCGGCCGCCATTGTGCTCATGCTCGTCGTCGGCGGGCTCCTCTATTGGCGGGACATCCAGGAAGTCGGCCATCCGGCTCCCCCTGCGTCCTCCGCGGTCCCCGCCCCGCCACACCCGCCCGGCGAATCCGCTGCGGTACCGGACAGCGCGCCGGTAGATGTGCAGGTGACGAAGCCCACCCGGCGCGATCTGGTGTATACCGTCAAGCTTCCCGCCAATGTGTCTCCCCTCTATCAAACCACGCTGTACGCCAAGGTATCCGGCTATCTCAAATGGATCGGACCGGACAAGGGTGATGCAGTGAAGAAAAACGACATCGTCGCCGTCATCGACGCGCCGGAAGTCGAAGAGCAGTACCAGCAGGCGGTGTCGGATTACAAAATTAAAAGGCTGACCTACGAGCGGCTGGCCAAGGTATGGAAGGAGTCGCCGGACGTCATTGCCAAGCAGGACGTGGACGTGGCGGAAGCCGCCTATCAGGGAGCCAGGCACTTGATGGAGCAGCGGGTCGTCATGCGCGATTACACCAAAGTCCGCGCGCCGTATGATGGCATCGTGACCGCGCGATTCGCGGACCCCGGAGCCTTGATTCAAATCGCCACCTCTTCGGCGACGAACGCGATTCCCCTCTTTACGATCATGGATCTGAACACGGTTCGCATCTACGCCAACGTGCCGCAAGACGACAGCCCCTGGGTGGTGCCGGGAAAGACTCAGGCGACCGTCAAGGTGACCGAACTGCCGGACCGCTCGTTTAGCGGCGTCGTCACTCGTTCCACCATGGCGCTGGATCCAGCCACGCGCAGTCTGCTCATAGAAGTCGATTTGCCCAATCAAGACCATGCACTTCGGCCAGGAACCTTCGCCGAAGTGGCCCTCGGCCTGCGTGAAATTCCACAGGCTCTCGTGGTTCCTCCACAAGCGGTGAGCAGCACGCCTAAAGGGAAAACCCTCTTCATCGTCGAAGAAGGCAAGGCAAAACCGGTTGCGGTGCAAACCGGCATCAGCGACGGCCGTTGGATCGAGATCACATCCGGGTTACGAGGTGACGAAGATGTGGTGGCCGTGGGCAAACGCCGGCTACTCGAAGGCCTGCCGGTCGTCGCCTCGCCGTTCAACCTGCCGGATGCGAAACTGTCCCAACAAAAATTTGAGCGGCGTACGCCTGGCGGCACCCCTCCACCGCCGACCGCCGCGCCCACACCAAACAGAGCGACACAGACACAGGGAGTTCGCCCATGA
- a CDS encoding PAS domain S-box protein — protein sequence MRLPIGVIHGEMWCLPMHSCTLSPLAEETAQAAHDHSDRHLHREPIQPLPMEPMVSDPPPPVSVPPNESQQGLRSWWSRLAEWNPSLLTVVTLAIATGLRMALTPLWGSGYTFITYYPAIMFIAVVNGWRHGIVAILVSSALSIGLFLDIQASANEQQMALALFMTASVIIVSLSEAVTRARLRAQAEASLARAQEQRLRLEIEARSKAEETVRASERQMQFVTDHAPVLIAQCGTDGRYRFVNRQYADLVGRTPEALIGLHPRDVLSKEDYRQAAPFMQEALAGRQVKFDQQFLGTASTGHLLQVTYAPEWDEHGIVTGFIAAIVDITDRKQAEQARATLAAIVESSEDAIVSKDLNGIITSWNRGAERLYGYSRQEAVGKSVLLVIPEERLEEETPILAQIKRGEAIQQYETVRRRKDGTLIDIALTVSAIRNDEGRIVGVSKVAHDITERKRAEAALRESEERLRLFIEHAPAAIAMFDRQMRYVAVSRRWLADYALEGEVLGRSHYEIVPDIPDQWRTAYQKGLAGEVMRAEEDRFERSDGTVYWIRWETRPWRDKAGGIGGIVIFAEDITDGKMAEEALRESEAQHRATFDNAAVGIAHVGLDGRWLRCNDAMCALTGYSREELLTKTFTEITHPQDIEQDWASIRRLLAGEIETFSMEKRYIRKDGSLIWGNLTVSLLRDVQGSPQHFISIVQDIQSRKEAQAQLRQFADNLEQRVEVRTRELADTQDKLRALTTDLNLTEHRIRKQLATDLHDYLAQLLVLSRIKLGQAKLEEVPPSARQAMTEVQEVMDRALAYTRTLVAQLSPPILNEFGLLMALRWLAGQMQRELTVKLEFENDVLPLSEEQSVLLFQSVRELLMNIVKHAGTAEARISVTQTGGVLRITVSDRGIGCDAGAAKTKREPGFGLFSIRERMKALGGGFDMQSVSGQGTTAILKLPLDQPGARGVASGEEIGAGETIRAAVSDPAAPGLPELPGAASFLPAPKIRVLLVDDHRMLRQGLRTIVNGHPGLEVVGEAGDGLEAIELTRTFKPAVVVMDVNMPRCDGVAATKRITEEFPGIKIIALSMHNSPDIVARMKQAGAYGYLTKESAGGQLCRAIVEAALSGPLGSRGEGADVSCGAS from the coding sequence TTGCGGCTGCCGATCGGAGTCATCCATGGCGAGATGTGGTGTCTCCCGATGCATTCCTGTACACTAAGCCCCTTGGCCGAAGAGACTGCGCAGGCCGCGCACGATCATTCAGATCGCCACCTGCATAGAGAGCCGATCCAGCCCTTGCCGATGGAGCCTATGGTTTCCGACCCGCCTCCTCCAGTTTCCGTGCCTCCGAACGAAAGCCAGCAGGGTTTACGTTCCTGGTGGTCTCGCCTCGCCGAATGGAACCCTTCGCTGCTCACGGTGGTCACGCTCGCCATCGCGACCGGCCTGCGCATGGCCCTGACACCGTTATGGGGGTCGGGCTACACCTTCATCACCTACTATCCCGCCATTATGTTCATTGCGGTGGTCAATGGCTGGCGCCATGGCATCGTGGCGATCTTGGTTTCATCGGCACTGTCTATCGGACTCTTTCTCGACATCCAGGCCTCGGCGAATGAGCAACAGATGGCCCTGGCATTGTTCATGACGGCCAGCGTCATCATCGTGTCACTATCGGAAGCCGTCACGCGGGCTCGTCTTCGCGCGCAGGCGGAGGCGTCTCTGGCGCGAGCCCAAGAACAGCGATTGCGGCTTGAGATTGAGGCAAGAAGCAAAGCGGAGGAGACGGTTCGCGCCAGCGAGCGTCAAATGCAGTTCGTGACGGACCATGCCCCGGTCCTCATCGCTCAATGTGGAACGGACGGCCGGTATCGTTTCGTGAACCGGCAATATGCCGACTTGGTTGGACGGACACCTGAGGCCCTCATCGGCCTGCATCCACGTGATGTGTTGAGCAAAGAGGATTATCGGCAGGCCGCGCCCTTCATGCAGGAGGCGCTTGCGGGGCGGCAGGTGAAGTTTGACCAGCAATTTCTGGGTACGGCCTCCACGGGGCATCTCCTGCAGGTCACCTATGCGCCGGAATGGGACGAACACGGAATCGTGACGGGGTTCATTGCCGCCATCGTCGATATTACCGACCGCAAGCAGGCGGAGCAGGCGCGCGCTACACTCGCGGCCATCGTCGAATCGTCGGAAGATGCCATCGTTAGTAAAGACCTCAATGGGATCATCACCAGTTGGAACCGTGGCGCGGAGCGGTTGTACGGATATAGCCGGCAGGAAGCCGTCGGTAAATCCGTGTTGCTGGTCATCCCGGAGGAACGGCTTGAAGAAGAAACTCCCATTCTGGCGCAGATCAAGCGGGGGGAGGCTATTCAGCAATATGAAACCGTCCGGCGGCGGAAAGACGGCACGCTGATTGATATTGCGTTGACAGTATCGGCAATCCGCAATGACGAGGGACGAATCGTCGGAGTGTCCAAAGTCGCTCATGACATAACCGAACGCAAGCGAGCCGAAGCTGCGTTGCGGGAAAGTGAAGAACGTCTGCGTCTCTTCATCGAACATGCGCCGGCGGCGATCGCGATGTTCGATCGGCAGATGCGGTATGTGGCGGTGAGCCGGCGGTGGCTGGCGGACTATGCGCTCGAAGGAGAGGTATTGGGGCGCAGTCATTACGAGATCGTTCCTGATATTCCTGACCAGTGGCGAACGGCGTATCAAAAGGGCTTGGCTGGAGAGGTGATGCGCGCGGAGGAAGACCGGTTCGAGCGTTCCGATGGGACCGTCTACTGGATCCGATGGGAGACTCGTCCGTGGCGGGACAAAGCCGGCGGCATCGGCGGGATCGTGATTTTCGCCGAAGATATCACCGACGGCAAAATGGCAGAGGAGGCGCTGCGTGAAAGCGAGGCGCAACATCGCGCCACGTTCGACAACGCGGCGGTCGGTATTGCGCACGTTGGATTGGACGGGCGGTGGCTACGCTGCAATGACGCGATGTGCGCCCTCACGGGGTATTCCCGCGAAGAATTGCTGACCAAGACGTTTACCGAGATTACCCATCCGCAGGACATCGAACAAGATTGGGCTTCCATCCGCCGGCTACTGGCCGGTGAGATCGAAACCTTCTCCATGGAGAAACGGTATATCCGGAAAGATGGGTCGCTCATCTGGGGGAATCTGACCGTCTCGCTTCTGCGGGATGTTCAGGGCTCCCCGCAACATTTCATTTCCATTGTCCAGGACATTCAGAGTCGGAAAGAAGCACAAGCTCAATTGCGGCAGTTCGCGGACAATCTGGAGCAGCGTGTCGAGGTGCGGACGAGAGAGTTGGCCGATACGCAGGACAAGTTGCGCGCACTGACGACGGATTTGAATCTGACGGAACATCGTATCCGGAAACAGCTCGCGACCGATTTGCACGATTATCTGGCGCAACTCCTGGTCCTGAGCCGGATCAAATTAGGGCAGGCTAAATTGGAAGAGGTGCCGCCGTCGGCGAGGCAGGCGATGACGGAGGTCCAAGAGGTGATGGACCGGGCCTTGGCGTACACCAGGACCTTGGTGGCACAACTCAGCCCACCCATCTTGAATGAGTTCGGGCTCCTCATGGCATTGAGATGGTTGGCTGGCCAAATGCAGCGGGAGCTCACGGTGAAGTTGGAGTTCGAGAACGACGTGCTTCCCCTTTCCGAGGAGCAATCCGTGCTGCTGTTTCAATCGGTCCGCGAACTCCTGATGAATATCGTGAAACATGCGGGCACTGCCGAGGCGAGGATTTCCGTGACACAAACCGGCGGGGTCCTGCGCATTACCGTGTCGGATAGAGGTATCGGCTGTGATGCCGGCGCAGCGAAGACGAAGCGTGAACCGGGCTTCGGTCTCTTCAGTATTCGCGAGCGGATGAAGGCCCTCGGGGGAGGGTTTGATATGCAATCGGTTTCGGGACAGGGAACGACGGCCATCCTCAAGTTGCCGCTTGATCAGCCAGGCGCCAGAGGTGTGGCATCGGGGGAGGAAATTGGCGCGGGTGAGACGATTCGCGCCGCGGTTTCCGACCCAGCGGCGCCCGGCTTGCCGGAGCTGCCTGGAGCGGCCTCATTTCTCCCCGCGCCGAAGATCCGGGTCTTGTTGGTAGACGATCACCGGATGTTGCGCCAGGGCCTTCGGACCATCGTGAACGGACATCCCGGGTTGGAGGTGGTCGGCGAAGCCGGCGATGGCCTGGAAGCCATCGAGCTGACCCGCACCTTCAAGCCGGCCGTCGTCGTCAT
- a CDS encoding MFS transporter: MVHAHRWLLTRDFSFMWWSQVLSQVAEGISKLALLWFVYAVTGSPLKTTVIGLLQTLPPILFGPFIGVIVDRFPKKVILIGSDVARGVLIGLIPCLVSIENFTVEALYVLTFLFGVATAVFVPALSSAVPFMVARPQFTAANALLQSTTSLGIIIGPAVSGIGIAFSGSQDVLCLNALTYFASAACLLPIRLRTTEQAADHSAGWRPFIRHLLEGLRYAFLTHRTLLLLIVLASIYTFGSGAFTTLFPVFGRQLLGLGPVEVGYLWSWLGVGLLLSSIGLLRLSAWDLHRRLLAIAVSCALAGLAVVGLTWTGSFGMASAYVVCIGIGLGTWTPIAWGIIQEVAPPGMVGRVMAVYTAMATATSMLGMSAFGWVAESFGSVVSIIGIGGVMGVLAWGSAWFGRRIGDTGVAAAGKDA; this comes from the coding sequence ATGGTTCACGCCCATCGGTGGTTGCTGACCCGCGATTTTAGTTTCATGTGGTGGAGTCAGGTGTTGTCCCAGGTTGCTGAAGGAATCAGCAAGCTGGCGCTGTTGTGGTTCGTCTATGCGGTGACCGGATCACCGCTGAAGACGACCGTCATCGGGCTTCTGCAGACGTTGCCGCCGATTCTCTTCGGCCCGTTTATTGGCGTCATTGTTGATCGGTTTCCCAAAAAAGTCATTCTCATCGGGAGCGATGTCGCGCGGGGGGTGTTGATCGGCCTCATTCCCTGCCTGGTGTCGATTGAGAATTTCACCGTCGAAGCATTGTATGTTCTGACCTTCCTGTTTGGCGTGGCCACAGCCGTATTCGTACCGGCGCTGTCATCCGCCGTTCCTTTCATGGTCGCTCGTCCGCAGTTCACGGCGGCGAACGCGCTCCTGCAGAGCACGACGAGTCTGGGCATCATCATCGGGCCGGCTGTCAGCGGAATCGGTATCGCATTCTCGGGATCCCAGGATGTGCTCTGCCTGAATGCGCTCACGTATTTCGCCTCTGCAGCCTGCCTGTTGCCGATCCGGTTGCGAACAACGGAACAGGCGGCGGATCACAGCGCGGGCTGGAGGCCGTTCATCCGGCATCTGCTTGAAGGCCTGCGCTATGCCTTTCTGACGCATCGGACGTTGCTGCTCCTGATCGTCCTGGCATCCATCTACACCTTCGGCAGCGGCGCGTTCACCACACTGTTTCCCGTCTTTGGGCGTCAACTGCTCGGTCTCGGGCCGGTCGAAGTCGGGTACCTCTGGTCCTGGCTGGGAGTGGGATTGCTTCTCTCATCGATCGGGCTGCTCCGGCTGAGCGCCTGGGATCTTCACCGGCGGCTCCTGGCGATTGCGGTGTCCTGCGCGCTTGCTGGTCTGGCGGTGGTCGGCCTGACGTGGACCGGAAGTTTTGGCATGGCGTCGGCCTATGTCGTCTGCATTGGAATCGGTCTTGGCACGTGGACTCCCATCGCCTGGGGCATCATTCAAGAAGTGGCTCCGCCCGGAATGGTCGGACGGGTGATGGCGGTGTACACGGCCATGGCCACCGCAACCTCCATGCTGGGCATGAGCGCCTTCGGGTGGGTGGCGGAATCGTTCGGTTCCGTTGTCAGCATCATCGGGATCGGCGGAGTGATGGGTGTCTTGGCCTGGGGCAGCGCATGGTTCGGAAGAAGGATAGGTGATACCGGAGTTGCAGCGGCAGGGAAGGACGCGTAG
- a CDS encoding tetratricopeptide repeat protein, translated as MTIDRMCLPASRRRCTMARLLTIRFAIFLTACYLLHAPVTAAALSSKSLTPYIEGLDALNEGRWAAAVAAFSRALDQSGDDPNILLARGVAQTLAEDFPRAQKDLSRAQRLGLTGREAQLWIYATEAMSGIIVVPDHALGGGPRGVPSGRPAVVSIPGHIAQGQDDYTSEYGSFIVYRLAMEYQKYRLPRDSGGSGNPDGIKSPQMRQAMLKAGQLFAEKQYRRPELASLNVSRAKQAAGGTAADGPLAHVERALVSNPGDADAHYEAGKAWLDAGRPASARKEFTIALTLKPDFPEAYLGRATAAARLGDVKRMEADLSLYKKEGWLSTRSTRSSVEEELNGTRVNASAEALLKELQEAAHRGRPMDHLIAIAAKLHRAMGHQRLRYDEMYQEHLRTLDESVRENPKNADNLVSLATYLFEEADNRGEKVEPRRELQLYRFQESREKDLQRVIQTADRALALNATHVGATMQKALALTALKQYNQADTLADQALNLSGNNPDALRLYAKFRALRANQLSNEAVGLRQERCSSSSHDDQRSDGVYRVTTTTCYPPSQQDLNRAAQLDAMAAELRRRAKTALQAAAKVTKGTVDGYLILADIALWDGKTGEAQGYLEQAVKLAPKSLEAHDRLVQHYAQTGQQDKAEEQRLIAANLLQTTVAPLLRQAWKRMEKTAWQGAKEYLARAFPIDPEDARIPAYLGVIHEGDDKFDEAAAYYRVALALEESRLQLDELKGDAGSSLGRDAMEFGLAIQGRFHLARLAEQTGRQAEALGHYQAVLGYEKRMQRGFESRQMFTAMWPDQPPAKGAVVMAPNNAATLVADAHLKTGKLLAAMGQHDESVQHFKTAAQYGPLRMAGMPQIGNGRGDSNFGGLASAPAAEAQFYLAKELMAKGDLEGAQQALYEVGRHLPDDLRGQLNELNMAMGRLHARRPRDPSAGITGEKQPYVETQLQQDQERSRMAVRQLAPRARIVPEVVGKWQMTPNNQFLPKKTLTIASDARYTLASTDGSTSTGKLNIQIGRDPVRGRPDPSRGQMMLYDETSGQIGTMWYEFTGEGAMEITEMDSTTYTTKRQP; from the coding sequence ATGACCATCGACCGCATGTGTCTTCCCGCCTCTCGAAGGAGGTGTACGATGGCCCGTCTCCTCACCATTCGGTTCGCCATCTTTCTGACGGCTTGTTACCTGCTCCACGCCCCAGTCACTGCGGCTGCCCTTTCCTCCAAATCCCTGACGCCCTATATCGAAGGCCTGGATGCACTCAACGAGGGTCGCTGGGCCGCTGCGGTGGCAGCCTTCTCGCGCGCATTGGACCAGTCCGGCGACGATCCTAACATCCTGCTCGCGCGCGGGGTGGCACAGACGTTGGCCGAAGACTTCCCGCGAGCGCAGAAGGATCTCAGCCGGGCTCAGCGACTCGGGCTGACAGGCCGCGAGGCCCAGCTCTGGATCTATGCCACAGAAGCGATGAGCGGCATCATCGTCGTCCCGGACCATGCGCTCGGCGGCGGTCCCCGAGGTGTGCCGTCAGGGCGGCCGGCAGTCGTCAGCATCCCCGGCCACATCGCCCAAGGTCAGGATGACTATACGAGCGAGTACGGTTCATTCATCGTCTATCGGCTCGCCATGGAGTATCAGAAATACCGCCTGCCGCGTGACTCCGGCGGATCCGGAAATCCCGACGGGATCAAGAGCCCCCAGATGCGGCAAGCCATGCTGAAAGCCGGTCAGCTTTTTGCCGAGAAACAGTACCGCCGTCCCGAACTGGCCTCTCTCAACGTGTCACGAGCCAAACAAGCTGCCGGCGGCACTGCGGCCGACGGACCGCTCGCCCACGTGGAGCGTGCGCTCGTCTCGAACCCCGGCGATGCCGACGCGCATTACGAAGCAGGCAAGGCCTGGCTGGATGCCGGGAGGCCGGCGAGTGCCAGAAAGGAATTCACCATCGCTCTGACGCTAAAACCGGATTTCCCCGAGGCCTATCTGGGTCGGGCGACGGCTGCCGCTCGCCTGGGCGACGTCAAACGAATGGAAGCGGATCTCTCTCTGTACAAAAAGGAAGGGTGGCTCTCGACCAGATCCACCCGCTCGAGCGTGGAAGAGGAATTGAACGGCACAAGGGTGAACGCGTCGGCCGAAGCGCTCTTGAAAGAACTACAGGAAGCCGCGCATCGCGGGAGACCGATGGATCACCTGATCGCCATCGCCGCGAAACTTCACCGCGCCATGGGACATCAGCGGCTGCGTTATGACGAGATGTATCAGGAACACCTGCGGACCCTGGACGAATCGGTGCGAGAGAATCCAAAAAATGCGGACAACCTTGTCTCCCTTGCCACCTACCTATTCGAAGAGGCGGATAACCGTGGCGAGAAGGTCGAACCGCGCCGTGAGCTTCAGCTCTACCGATTTCAAGAATCTCGCGAAAAGGACTTGCAGCGTGTGATTCAGACCGCCGACCGGGCGCTGGCCCTCAATGCCACACATGTCGGCGCCACGATGCAGAAGGCCTTGGCGCTGACGGCCCTGAAACAATACAACCAGGCCGACACATTGGCCGACCAGGCTTTGAATCTGTCCGGAAACAATCCGGATGCCTTGCGGCTCTACGCGAAGTTCCGCGCCCTGAGGGCGAATCAGCTCTCGAATGAAGCCGTCGGCCTGCGGCAGGAACGATGTTCAAGTTCATCGCACGACGACCAGAGAAGCGACGGCGTCTACCGGGTCACCACGACGACCTGCTACCCGCCCTCGCAGCAGGATTTGAACCGAGCCGCGCAACTCGATGCCATGGCAGCCGAGTTACGCCGCCGGGCGAAGACCGCGCTCCAAGCCGCCGCAAAAGTGACGAAAGGCACGGTCGATGGCTACCTCATTCTTGCGGACATCGCCCTATGGGACGGCAAGACCGGCGAGGCTCAGGGCTATCTCGAGCAGGCTGTGAAGCTCGCGCCAAAGTCATTAGAAGCTCACGATCGCCTGGTGCAGCACTATGCGCAAACGGGACAGCAGGACAAGGCAGAAGAACAACGGCTGATCGCAGCCAATCTGCTCCAGACCACCGTCGCTCCACTACTGAGGCAGGCCTGGAAGCGCATGGAGAAAACCGCCTGGCAGGGGGCGAAAGAGTATCTTGCTCGCGCCTTCCCGATTGATCCGGAAGATGCCCGCATTCCTGCCTACCTGGGCGTGATTCACGAAGGAGACGACAAATTCGATGAGGCGGCGGCCTACTACCGTGTCGCCTTAGCCTTGGAAGAGTCTCGTCTGCAACTGGACGAACTGAAGGGAGATGCCGGCTCGTCACTTGGGCGGGATGCGATGGAATTTGGCCTAGCCATTCAAGGCCGCTTCCATCTCGCCAGACTGGCCGAACAAACCGGCAGACAGGCGGAAGCCCTGGGTCACTACCAGGCGGTGCTGGGTTACGAAAAGCGGATGCAGCGAGGCTTCGAATCCCGGCAGATGTTCACGGCGATGTGGCCCGATCAGCCACCGGCCAAAGGCGCTGTGGTCATGGCGCCGAACAATGCCGCCACCCTTGTCGCCGATGCGCATTTGAAAACGGGCAAGCTGCTGGCGGCGATGGGACAGCATGACGAATCGGTGCAGCACTTCAAAACTGCAGCTCAGTATGGCCCCTTGCGAATGGCCGGCATGCCGCAGATCGGCAACGGCAGAGGCGACAGCAACTTCGGAGGTCTTGCCTCTGCGCCGGCCGCTGAAGCTCAGTTCTACTTGGCCAAGGAACTGATGGCCAAGGGCGATCTCGAAGGCGCGCAACAAGCACTCTACGAAGTGGGCCGTCATCTTCCCGACGACCTGCGAGGACAACTCAACGAACTCAACATGGCCATGGGACGCCTGCATGCACGCCGCCCACGCGATCCTTCTGCCGGGATAACCGGTGAAAAGCAGCCTTATGTGGAGACGCAGCTGCAGCAGGATCAGGAACGCTCACGCATGGCGGTCCGTCAACTGGCGCCAAGAGCCCGCATCGTGCCGGAAGTCGTGGGCAAGTGGCAGATGACGCCGAACAATCAATTTCTACCGAAAAAAACTCTCACCATCGCCAGCGACGCTCGTTATACCTTGGCCTCGACCGATGGCTCGACCTCAACCGGCAAGCTGAACATACAGATCGGCCGTGATCCGGTGCGAGGGAGGCCCGATCCCTCACGCGGTCAAATGATGCTATATGACGAGACCTCCGGACAGATCGGCACCATGTGGTATGAATTCACCGGAGAAGGCGCGATGGAAATTACCGAGATGGACAGCACGACGTACACCACGAAGCGGCAGCCGTAG